The genomic interval attaaagtcctCTGCATTTAATGATGACTTGGGTTGTGGGTGGTAGTTGATCTGCATCTTTCTAGTTAGTAATGCTTATGTTGTACAGATAACTTCAAAAACTCTTCCTCAACAATCCTTTCCAAGTATTGAGGTGTCTGTTCAGTCAGAGAGTTCTTTTCAAAGTGTAGAACATACCAATCAAACACAGAATAGAAGCAGCCTCTATTCTCAGGCAGACAACTCCCGATCATCTACTGAAAGGGATATTGGGACTAATGTGAGTGTGGCAGATCAAACAGCCTTTGACGCTGTTGGTGGCAGCACCGAACATTCTCCTCCACTTGATGAGCAACCGGATGAAGAAGGAGATCAAAGAGGCAGTGGAGATTCTGTGGCTgcaggtggtggtggtggcggtgcACCATCAGAGGATGGATATAACTGGAGAAAATATGGACAAAAACAAGTCAAAGGAAGTGAGTATCCGCGAAGTTACTACAAGTGCACGCATCCTAATTGTCAGGTGAAGAAGAAGGTCGAACGATCTCATGAGGGCCACATAACAGAAATCATCTATAAGGGGGCCCATACGCATCCCAAACCTCCTCCAAACCGGCGATCAGCAATTGGGTCCACTAACCCACTTATGGATATGCAACTAGAGATCCCTGAACAAGCTGGGCCACAGAGTAGTAATGCTGATGGTGATCTGGTTTGGGCAAGTTCACAAAAGGGAACTGTTCCCGGGGCTTCTGATTGGAGGCATGACAACCTTGAGGTGACATCGTCAGCACCTGTGGGCCCAGAGTACTGCAACCAGTCTATCTCTGTGCATGCTCAGAATGGCGCACACTTTGAAACAGGTGATGTGGTGGATGCATCATCTACTTTTTCCAATGACGAAGATGAAGACGACCAAGGGACACATGGCAGTGTATCATTAGGTTATGATGGCGAAGGAGATGAATCTGAGTCAAAGAGAAGGTTCCTACATACCTCTGTCCTTCTGTGAACAATATCTTGTTTTAGATACAACATCACCTTGACAAAGTGTGTATGTTGTGTGATATTCCAGGAAAATTGAAGCCTATGCGACAGAAATGAGTGGAGCCACTAGAGCCATCCGGGAACCTAGAGTTGTGGTCCAGACTACCAGTGAGGTAGATATCCTTGATGATGGGTACCGTTGGCGCAAGTATGGGCAGAAAGTTGTGAAAGGAAATCCAAATCCAAGGTTTCTACAATAATCACTGTGAAcaactttttcttctcctttgtcCTCTCAATTACACTTATCGCAAAATTGAAATGGGGGGAGAACTTGTTTATGCAGGAGTTACTATAAGTGCACCAGTGCAGGTTGCACGGTAAGGAAGCATGTGGAGAGGGCATCGCATGATCTTAAGTCAGTGATCACCACATATGAGGGAAAGCACAATCATGATGTTCCTGCTGCTCGTAATAGTAGTCATGTCAATTCTGGCTCCTCTAGCGCTGTACCTGCCCAAGCTTCCGCTGCTGCCATTCAGAATCATGTTCACAGGCCTGAGCCATCACAAGTGCACACTAGCATGGCTAGGTTTGAAAGGCCTGCTTCACTCGGTTCATTCAGCCTTCCTGGTAGGCTGCAGC from Juglans regia cultivar Chandler chromosome 2, Walnut 2.0, whole genome shotgun sequence carries:
- the LOC108986136 gene encoding probable WRKY transcription factor 2 → MAGMDDNVVIIGDWVPPSPSPRTFLSALLGDDIGSRSVSEPPSSNRTEEIFLGSSESNTNVKNNGAKDGVSGEKFTDLGSFPEHKSSCSRAGLMERMAARAGFNAPRLNTQGIRSADLSSNPDIRSPYLTIPPGLSPTTLLDSPVFLSNSLVQPSPTTGKFSLVPNGDSRSLTLISEAPDRSKDNPFEDINTSSFAFKPITEPASSFFFGASSKITSKTLPQQSFPSIEVSVQSESSFQSVEHTNQTQNRSSLYSQADNSRSSTERDIGTNVSVADQTAFDAVGGSTEHSPPLDEQPDEEGDQRGSGDSVAAGGGGGGAPSEDGYNWRKYGQKQVKGSEYPRSYYKCTHPNCQVKKKVERSHEGHITEIIYKGAHTHPKPPPNRRSAIGSTNPLMDMQLEIPEQAGPQSSNADGDLVWASSQKGTVPGASDWRHDNLEVTSSAPVGPEYCNQSISVHAQNGAHFETGDVVDASSTFSNDEDEDDQGTHGSVSLGYDGEGDESESKRRKIEAYATEMSGATRAIREPRVVVQTTSEVDILDDGYRWRKYGQKVVKGNPNPRSYYKCTSAGCTVRKHVERASHDLKSVITTYEGKHNHDVPAARNSSHVNSGSSSAVPAQASAAAIQNHVHRPEPSQVHTSMARFERPASLGSFSLPGRLQLGPSHGFSFGMSQPGLSNLAMAGLGPAQAKVPVMPVHPYLAQQRQASEIGFMLPKGEPKVEPMSDPGLNLSNGSSVYQQIMSRLPLGPQM